The following coding sequences lie in one Lysobacter capsici genomic window:
- a CDS encoding class II aldolase/adducin family protein → MVNLAHPSTFLVTTLVSRPTLSAFLWHALFANHEMLLRTAYGRYHPRHAVGCAPRVYPIHITGLRHKAGRNRLSGPRVPGRGNDYGADQRRAAGNGRGRPILKYRCVKGFSGVFFSRGAMHGMAVHTGAKRAGNKHCPWVGDVANIDFLTDLIDLSARIGADPLLVQGGGGNTSLKRDDVLWVKASGTWLAHARERDIFVSLPLAKVREALRHEDGEARLAQLGSGLALRPSIETSLHALLPHPLVVHVHSVNTIAWAIRTHAQAQLATLLDGLNWAWIAYQRPGYPLTRAVAQVLSTRAPDVLVLANHGLVIGANDRVQADALLAEVERRVAIVERIAPPSQPQRLAAVNDLQWALPGTESVHGLATDAQALQIARDGVLYPDHAVFLGHCAAVVGDGESLSQAVERTTRDSGVAPAFALVPGAGVLTVPGLSDGAQAMLQCLALVALRVREDDGLVRLGEADVAALIDWDAEKYRRSLVRTHN, encoded by the coding sequence ATGGTCAATCTCGCTCATCCCTCTACCTTCCTTGTGACGACTCTCGTCAGCCGACCTACCCTGTCGGCGTTTTTATGGCACGCACTATTCGCAAACCATGAGATGTTGTTACGCACGGCGTATGGCCGCTATCATCCTAGGCATGCTGTTGGCTGTGCCCCCCGCGTATATCCTATCCACATAACGGGGCTTAGGCACAAAGCGGGCCGCAATCGGTTGTCGGGACCTCGAGTTCCCGGCAGGGGAAACGATTACGGTGCCGACCAACGGCGCGCTGCAGGGAACGGACGGGGGCGTCCGATTCTCAAATACCGCTGCGTTAAGGGGTTTTCAGGAGTTTTTTTTAGCCGGGGGGCTATGCATGGAATGGCTGTTCATACAGGCGCGAAACGTGCCGGAAACAAGCATTGCCCATGGGTGGGTGATGTGGCCAACATCGACTTTTTGACCGATCTAATCGACCTGTCTGCGCGGATCGGAGCCGATCCGTTGTTGGTGCAGGGTGGTGGCGGCAACACATCGCTTAAACGCGATGATGTGCTGTGGGTGAAGGCTTCAGGCACGTGGCTTGCGCATGCGCGCGAGCGCGACATCTTCGTCTCGCTGCCATTAGCTAAGGTGCGCGAGGCGCTGCGCCACGAAGACGGCGAAGCCCGTCTGGCCCAACTCGGCAGCGGCCTGGCGCTGCGTCCGTCGATCGAAACCTCGCTGCACGCGCTGCTGCCGCATCCGCTGGTGGTTCACGTGCATTCGGTGAATACGATCGCGTGGGCTATACGCACGCACGCGCAAGCGCAGCTGGCGACGCTGCTCGATGGCCTGAATTGGGCATGGATTGCGTATCAACGACCTGGCTATCCGCTGACCCGCGCGGTCGCGCAAGTGCTGTCCACGCGCGCACCCGACGTGCTGGTGCTGGCCAATCACGGCCTGGTGATCGGCGCGAACGACCGCGTTCAGGCCGATGCGCTGCTGGCCGAGGTCGAACGCCGCGTGGCGATCGTCGAACGAATCGCGCCGCCGTCGCAGCCGCAGCGACTGGCTGCGGTCAATGATCTGCAGTGGGCGCTGCCGGGCACCGAATCGGTGCACGGCCTGGCGACCGATGCGCAAGCGCTGCAGATCGCGCGCGACGGCGTGCTGTACCCCGATCACGCGGTGTTCCTGGGCCATTGCGCGGCCGTGGTCGGCGACGGGGAGTCGCTGTCGCAGGCGGTCGAACGCACCACCCGCGACAGCGGCGTCGCGCCGGCGTTCGCGCTGGTGCCCGGCGCCGGCGTGCTGACCGTGCCGGGCCTGTCGGACGGTGCGCAGGCGATGTTGCAGTGCCTGGCGCTGGTCGCGCTGCGGGTGCGCGAGGACGACGGACTGGTGCGGTTGGGCGAGGCCGACGTGGCCGCGCTGATCGACTGGGACGCCGAGAAATACCGACGTTCGCTGGTGCGGACACACAACTGA
- a CDS encoding non-ribosomal peptide synthetase yields the protein MSEIDHRIAGLSPAKRELLRQIAARQRGTNQIQARPRPERIPLTFGQRRLWWLDQFTPGMTAYNSPAALWLDGTLDRDALHAAVQALADRHEALRTVYRKHDGEPFQRILDQVQAPWRELRADGATPQARREAALDIARAEIRGTFDLSADAMLRAALIEVEPQLHLLVLTFHHIAIDGWSISKLLDEMYTVYNARMAGEAPKLDALPLQIADIALWQQETLGETGLQPQLDYWRERLTGAATTLDLPADRPRPAVQSFRGALYRVEIPAALNERIEAFARESKSTLSMVFMAAYQALLARYTGQDDITVAMGIAGRNRIELESVVGFFVNTLALRTTFEGDPSFAQLLERVRESVLAAMENGDAPLDKVLESLRLPRSSSHTPLAQVMFFFQNYPAIESELTGLRVESLPLTELQPGNAQGDLSLFVTQDAKREMVFEYSTDLFDAARIERLAEHLLTLLEHAVAAPDTRVAQLRLMNAAEQAELAHWNDTVRELPAQRTLSTLIQAQVERTPDAIALSFGAREISYRELDHRANALAHELRAAGVVAGALVGLYVERTPEMLIGLLGILKAGGAYVPLDPTYPVDRLAYMLETSASRVLVTQRELAATPPAEVEKVVLADADAALGDNADHPPADGASEDDLAYVIFTSGSTGKPKGVEIRNRSAVNLLRSVAREPGLAQGQKLCAISTLSFDIALFELVLPLTVGASIVLVDRDTARDGMSLRRLVDNAHLDVMQATPATWRMLLEVGWRGNDTIKIISTGEALPRELADRLLPCCGELWNLYGPTETTVYSALCRVHAGEGPILVGKPVDNTQIHIVDRNMQMLPVGVPGELLIGGDGLAAGYSGRPDLTEEKFIPDPFSAVPGARLYRTGDLALWRRDGTIEVIGRIDHQIKLRGFRIELGEIESVLAQYDGVTQAVVHCREDTPGDKRLVAYVTAEGAAPALTALRDHLRAALPDYMVPSAFVVLEQFPLTPNGKVDRRALPAPETATGAQDGEADVLAPRTPEEEMLVELWQQLLNLRSVDVRANFFDLGGHSLLATRLLSRIDQAYGVELPLRTLFAAPTLEQLAVCVADARAQFQPDDLEALLASLENLSDEEASAQLNAASQPGASS from the coding sequence ATGAGCGAGATTGACCATCGCATCGCAGGGTTGTCCCCGGCGAAGCGGGAACTGCTGCGCCAGATTGCGGCGCGCCAACGCGGTACCAACCAGATTCAAGCCCGGCCACGGCCCGAGCGGATCCCGCTGACCTTCGGTCAGCGCCGCCTGTGGTGGCTGGATCAATTCACGCCCGGCATGACCGCGTACAACTCGCCGGCCGCGCTGTGGCTGGACGGCACGCTCGATCGCGATGCGCTGCATGCGGCCGTGCAGGCGCTGGCCGATCGCCACGAAGCGTTGCGCACGGTGTACCGCAAGCACGACGGCGAACCGTTCCAGCGAATTCTCGATCAAGTGCAGGCGCCGTGGCGCGAGTTGCGCGCGGATGGCGCGACGCCGCAGGCGCGGCGCGAGGCCGCGCTCGACATCGCGCGCGCCGAAATCCGCGGCACCTTCGACCTGAGCGCCGACGCGATGCTGCGCGCGGCGCTGATCGAAGTCGAACCGCAATTGCATCTGCTGGTGCTGACCTTCCACCACATCGCCATCGACGGCTGGTCGATCAGCAAGCTGCTCGACGAGATGTATACGGTCTACAACGCGCGCATGGCCGGCGAAGCGCCCAAGCTCGACGCGCTGCCGCTGCAGATCGCCGATATCGCGCTGTGGCAGCAGGAAACCCTCGGCGAAACCGGCCTGCAGCCGCAGCTCGACTACTGGCGCGAGCGCCTGACGGGCGCGGCGACCACGCTGGATCTGCCGGCCGACCGGCCGCGTCCGGCGGTGCAGAGCTTCCGCGGCGCGCTGTATCGCGTCGAGATCCCGGCCGCGCTCAACGAGCGCATCGAAGCCTTCGCGCGCGAGAGCAAGTCGACCCTGTCGATGGTGTTCATGGCCGCCTACCAGGCGCTGCTCGCGCGCTACACCGGCCAGGACGACATCACTGTCGCGATGGGCATCGCCGGTCGCAACCGGATCGAACTCGAATCGGTGGTCGGCTTCTTCGTCAACACCCTGGCGCTGCGCACCACCTTCGAAGGCGACCCGAGTTTCGCCCAGTTGCTCGAGCGCGTGCGCGAAAGCGTGCTGGCGGCAATGGAGAACGGCGACGCGCCGCTGGACAAGGTGCTCGAAAGCCTGCGCCTGCCGCGCTCGTCCAGCCATACGCCGCTGGCGCAGGTGATGTTCTTCTTCCAGAACTACCCCGCGATCGAATCGGAATTGACCGGTCTGCGGGTCGAATCGCTGCCGCTGACCGAACTGCAGCCGGGCAACGCGCAGGGCGACCTGAGCCTGTTCGTGACCCAGGACGCCAAGCGCGAGATGGTGTTCGAATACAGCACCGACCTGTTCGACGCGGCGCGCATCGAACGCCTGGCCGAGCATCTGCTGACCCTGCTCGAGCATGCGGTCGCCGCTCCGGACACGCGCGTGGCGCAGCTGCGCCTGATGAACGCCGCCGAGCAGGCCGAACTGGCGCACTGGAACGACACCGTGCGCGAATTGCCCGCGCAACGCACCTTGTCGACCTTGATCCAGGCCCAGGTCGAACGCACGCCCGACGCGATCGCGCTGAGCTTCGGCGCGCGCGAGATCAGCTATCGCGAACTCGACCACCGCGCCAATGCGCTCGCGCATGAATTGCGCGCGGCCGGCGTGGTCGCCGGTGCGTTGGTCGGCCTGTATGTCGAACGCACGCCGGAGATGCTGATCGGCCTGCTCGGCATCCTCAAGGCCGGCGGCGCCTACGTGCCGCTGGACCCGACCTACCCGGTCGATCGCCTGGCCTACATGCTGGAAACCTCGGCCTCGCGCGTGCTGGTGACCCAGCGCGAACTGGCCGCCACGCCGCCGGCGGAGGTCGAAAAAGTCGTGCTCGCCGACGCCGACGCGGCGCTCGGCGACAACGCCGATCATCCGCCGGCCGATGGCGCGAGCGAAGACGACCTGGCCTATGTGATCTTCACGTCCGGCTCGACCGGCAAGCCCAAGGGCGTGGAAATCCGCAACCGTTCGGCGGTCAACCTGCTGCGTTCGGTCGCGCGCGAACCCGGCCTGGCCCAGGGCCAGAAGCTGTGCGCGATCAGCACGCTGTCGTTCGACATCGCGCTGTTCGAGCTGGTGCTGCCGTTGACCGTCGGCGCGAGCATCGTGCTGGTCGATCGCGACACCGCGCGCGACGGCATGAGCCTGCGCCGTCTGGTCGACAACGCCCATCTCGACGTCATGCAGGCCACCCCGGCCACCTGGCGCATGCTGCTGGAAGTGGGCTGGCGCGGCAACGACACGATCAAGATCATCTCCACCGGCGAAGCGCTGCCGCGCGAACTCGCCGACCGCCTGCTGCCGTGCTGCGGCGAGCTGTGGAACCTGTACGGCCCGACCGAAACCACGGTGTATTCGGCGCTGTGCCGCGTGCATGCCGGCGAAGGCCCGATCCTGGTCGGCAAGCCGGTCGACAACACCCAGATCCACATCGTCGACCGCAACATGCAGATGCTGCCGGTCGGCGTGCCGGGCGAGTTGCTGATCGGCGGCGACGGCCTGGCCGCGGGTTACAGCGGGCGTCCGGACCTGACCGAAGAGAAGTTCATCCCCGATCCGTTCAGCGCCGTTCCCGGCGCGCGCCTGTACCGCACCGGCGATCTCGCGCTGTGGCGCCGCGACGGCACGATCGAGGTGATCGGCCGCATCGATCACCAGATCAAGCTGCGCGGTTTCCGCATCGAACTGGGCGAAATCGAATCGGTGCTGGCGCAGTACGACGGCGTCACCCAGGCGGTCGTGCATTGCCGCGAAGACACCCCCGGCGACAAGCGCCTGGTCGCCTACGTGACCGCCGAAGGCGCGGCGCCTGCGTTGACCGCGTTGCGCGATCACCTGCGCGCCGCCCTGCCCGACTACATGGTGCCCAGCGCGTTCGTGGTGCTGGAGCAATTCCCGCTCACGCCGAACGGCAAGGTCGACCGGCGCGCGTTGCCGGCGCCGGAAACCGCGACCGGCGCGCAGGACGGCGAGGCCGACGTGCTCGCGCCGCGCACGCCCGAGGAGGAAATGCTGGTCGAGCTGTGGCAGCAGTTGCTCAATCTGCGCAGCGTCGATGTGCGGGCGAATTTCTTTGACCTGGGCGGCCATTCGCTGCTGGCGACCCGGCTGTTGTCGCGCATCGATCAGGCCTACGGCGTCGAACTGCCGCTGCGCACCCTGTTCGCGGCGCCGACCCTGGAACAGCTGGCCGTGTGCGTCGCCGATGCGCGCGCGCAGTTCCAGCCCGACGATCTGGAAGCCCTGCTCGCCAGCCTGGAAAACCTCAGCGACGAAGAAGCGAGCGCGCAGTTGAATGCGGCCTCGCAGCCCGGAGCTTCATCATGA